A section of the Burkholderia mallei ATCC 23344 genome encodes:
- a CDS encoding arginine/lysine/ornithine decarboxylase: protein MKFRFPVVIIDEDFRSENISGSGIRALAEAIEKEGVEVLGLTSYGDLTSFAQQSSRASCFILSIDDDELMLGELGADGELPELATAIIELRAFVAEVRRRNADIPIFLYGETRTSRHLPNDILRELHGFIHMFEDTPEFVARHIIREAKVYLDSLAPPFFKELVKYADEGSYSWHCPGHSGGVAFLKNPLGQMFHQFFGENMLRADVCNAVDELGQLLDHTGPVAASERNAARIFSADHLFFVTNGTSTSNKIVWHATVAPGDIVLVDRNCHKSILHAITMTHAIPVFLTPTRNHFGIIGPIPRDEFKPENIRKKIEANPFAREALRKNPNAKPRILTITQSTYDGVVYNVEQIKDLLGDLVDTLHFDEAWLPHAEFHPFYQDMHAIGAGRPRTGALVFATHSTHKLLAGISQASQIVVQDSENRTFDKHRFNEAYLMHTSTSPQYAIIASCDVAAAMMEPPGGTALVEESIAEAIDFRRAMRKVDAEYGDDWFFSVWGPDNLSEEGIGSRADWLLKPNDRWHGFGPLAPGFNMLDPIKATIITPGLDVDGEFGETGIPAAIVTKYLAEHGIIVEKTGLYSFFIMFTIGITKGRWNSMVTELQQFKDDYDNNQPLWRVLPEFVAQYPLYERVGLRDLCTQIHDVYRANDIARLTTEMYLSNMEPAMKPSDAFAKLAHREIDRVPLDELEGRVTSILLTPYPPGIPLLIPGERFNKTIVNYLRFARDFNERFPGFHTDIHGLVAEEMNGRIEYYVDCVRD from the coding sequence ATGAAGTTTCGTTTTCCCGTCGTCATCATCGACGAAGATTTCCGCTCCGAGAACATCTCGGGCTCCGGCATCCGGGCGTTGGCGGAGGCGATCGAGAAAGAAGGCGTCGAGGTGCTCGGCCTGACGAGCTACGGCGATCTCACGTCGTTCGCGCAGCAGTCGAGCCGCGCGTCGTGCTTCATCCTGTCGATCGACGACGACGAACTGATGCTCGGCGAGCTCGGCGCGGACGGCGAGCTGCCCGAGCTCGCGACCGCGATCATCGAGCTGCGCGCGTTCGTCGCCGAAGTGCGCCGCCGCAACGCGGATATCCCGATCTTCCTGTACGGCGAGACGCGCACGTCGCGCCATCTGCCGAACGACATCCTGCGCGAGCTGCACGGCTTCATCCACATGTTCGAGGACACGCCGGAGTTCGTTGCGCGCCACATCATCCGCGAGGCGAAGGTCTACCTCGATTCGCTCGCACCGCCGTTCTTCAAGGAGCTCGTCAAGTACGCGGACGAAGGCTCGTACTCGTGGCACTGCCCGGGGCACTCCGGCGGCGTCGCGTTCCTGAAGAACCCGCTCGGCCAGATGTTCCACCAGTTCTTCGGCGAGAACATGCTGCGCGCGGACGTGTGCAACGCGGTCGACGAGCTTGGCCAGTTGCTCGACCACACGGGGCCCGTGGCCGCGTCCGAGCGCAACGCCGCGCGGATCTTCAGCGCCGATCACCTGTTCTTCGTGACGAACGGCACGTCGACGTCGAACAAGATCGTCTGGCACGCGACGGTCGCGCCGGGCGACATCGTGCTCGTCGATCGCAACTGCCACAAGTCGATCCTGCACGCGATCACGATGACGCACGCGATTCCGGTGTTCCTCACGCCGACGCGCAACCACTTCGGCATCATCGGGCCGATTCCGCGCGACGAGTTCAAGCCGGAGAACATCCGCAAGAAGATCGAGGCGAACCCGTTCGCGCGCGAGGCGCTCAGGAAGAATCCGAACGCGAAGCCGCGGATCCTCACGATCACGCAGAGCACGTACGACGGCGTCGTCTACAACGTCGAGCAGATCAAGGATCTGCTCGGCGATCTCGTCGACACGCTGCACTTCGACGAAGCGTGGCTGCCGCACGCCGAGTTCCATCCGTTCTACCAGGACATGCACGCGATCGGCGCGGGCCGCCCGCGCACGGGCGCGCTCGTGTTCGCGACGCACTCGACGCACAAGCTGCTCGCGGGCATCTCGCAGGCCTCGCAGATCGTGGTGCAGGATTCGGAGAACCGCACGTTCGACAAGCATCGCTTCAACGAGGCGTACCTGATGCACACGTCGACGAGCCCGCAATACGCGATCATCGCGTCGTGCGATGTCGCGGCCGCGATGATGGAGCCGCCGGGCGGCACCGCGCTCGTCGAGGAATCGATCGCCGAGGCGATCGACTTTCGCCGCGCGATGCGCAAGGTGGACGCCGAGTACGGCGACGACTGGTTCTTCAGCGTGTGGGGCCCGGACAACCTGTCGGAGGAGGGAATCGGCTCGCGCGCCGACTGGCTGCTCAAGCCGAACGACCGCTGGCACGGCTTCGGCCCGCTCGCGCCGGGCTTCAACATGCTCGACCCGATCAAGGCGACGATCATCACGCCGGGGCTCGACGTCGACGGCGAGTTCGGCGAAACGGGCATTCCGGCCGCGATCGTCACCAAGTATCTGGCCGAGCACGGGATCATCGTCGAGAAGACGGGCCTGTACTCGTTCTTCATCATGTTCACGATCGGCATCACGAAGGGCCGCTGGAACTCGATGGTCACCGAGCTGCAGCAGTTCAAGGACGACTACGACAACAACCAGCCGCTCTGGCGCGTGCTGCCCGAGTTCGTCGCGCAGTATCCGCTCTACGAGCGCGTCGGCCTGCGCGATCTCTGCACGCAGATCCACGACGTGTACCGCGCGAACGACATCGCGCGGCTCACGACCGAGATGTACCTGTCGAACATGGAGCCGGCGATGAAGCCGTCCGACGCGTTCGCGAAGCTCGCGCACCGCGAGATCGACCGCGTGCCGCTCGACGAGCTCGAAGGACGCGTGACGAGCATCCTGCTCACGCCGTATCCGCCGGGCATTCCGCTGTTGATCCCGGGCGAGCGCTTCAACAAGACGATCGTCAACTACCTGCGGTTCGCGCGCGATTTCAACGAGCGCTTCCCGGGCTTTCACACGGACATCCACGGCCTCGTCGCCGAAGAGATGAACGGCCGCATCGAGTACTACGTCGACTGCGTGCGCGATTGA
- a CDS encoding lysozyme inhibitor LprI family protein, which yields MTAVRKTLVRFAAAALAGWLAAAAAGAAHAEVAAADPIDVAMRQCLARRDRSSTAGQIQCMDEARQQWQGEVDAAYQRLLKTAPADARRGWQESQRRWLAWRKDEAHLVRAVYETTQGTMYAMANADMRLQPVRERALALRGAADRYYAQPGGGKGAVHRVRPCMRDAACEHALFDMNRYYEKLRARMPADSLPTLVAAQREWAAFRDAMTPLVSESERVDLIGARVATLKRFSETVNNR from the coding sequence ATGACGGCAGTCCGCAAGACGCTCGTGCGTTTCGCCGCCGCCGCGCTCGCCGGCTGGCTCGCGGCGGCGGCGGCGGGCGCGGCGCACGCCGAGGTCGCGGCCGCCGATCCGATCGACGTCGCGATGCGCCAGTGTCTCGCGCGGCGCGACCGCTCGTCGACGGCGGGCCAGATCCAGTGCATGGACGAGGCGCGGCAGCAGTGGCAGGGCGAGGTCGACGCCGCGTACCAGCGGCTCCTGAAGACGGCGCCCGCCGACGCGCGGCGCGGCTGGCAGGAGAGCCAGCGCCGCTGGCTCGCGTGGCGCAAGGACGAGGCGCATCTCGTGCGCGCGGTCTACGAGACGACGCAGGGCACGATGTACGCGATGGCGAACGCCGACATGCGGCTGCAGCCGGTGCGCGAGCGCGCGCTCGCGCTGCGCGGCGCGGCCGACCGCTACTACGCGCAGCCGGGCGGCGGCAAGGGCGCCGTGCATCGCGTGCGGCCCTGCATGCGCGATGCGGCGTGCGAGCACGCGCTCTTCGACATGAACCGCTATTACGAGAAACTGCGCGCGCGGATGCCCGCCGATTCGCTGCCGACGCTCGTCGCCGCGCAACGCGAATGGGCGGCGTTTCGCGACGCGATGACGCCGCTCGTCAGCGAGAGCGAGCGCGTCGATCTGATCGGCGCGCGCGTCGCGACGCTCAAGCGCTTCTCCGAGACCGTCAACAATCGCTGA
- a CDS encoding HAD family hydrolase, giving the protein MFSAAIFDMDGLLVDSERTIMNAWIDVARAHGTALSAADYLQTVGRSFREGQAILAGLLGDDAFRAVSAQVREQLAAPRPHPKFPLKPGARALLGALAEAGVPCAVASSSARDVIRTRLHAVGVLERFAAIAGGDEVARGKPDPAVYRLAAERLNVPAHACVAFEDSDFGALAATRAGASVVTVPDLKAPTPEIVALSLRVLDSLDEAIALVPAWFGPRAAPLA; this is encoded by the coding sequence ATGTTCTCGGCGGCAATCTTCGATATGGACGGCCTGCTCGTCGATTCCGAGCGGACCATCATGAACGCGTGGATCGACGTCGCGCGCGCGCACGGCACCGCGCTGTCGGCGGCCGACTACCTGCAGACCGTCGGCCGCTCGTTCCGCGAAGGCCAGGCGATCCTCGCCGGCCTGCTCGGCGACGACGCGTTCCGCGCGGTGTCCGCGCAGGTGCGCGAGCAGCTCGCCGCGCCGCGGCCGCATCCGAAATTTCCGCTCAAGCCGGGCGCGCGGGCGCTGCTGGGCGCGCTCGCCGAGGCGGGCGTGCCGTGCGCGGTCGCGTCGTCGTCCGCGCGCGACGTAATTCGCACGCGGCTGCACGCGGTCGGCGTGCTCGAGCGTTTCGCCGCGATCGCGGGCGGCGACGAAGTCGCGCGCGGCAAGCCCGATCCGGCGGTCTACCGGCTCGCGGCCGAGCGGCTGAACGTGCCCGCGCACGCCTGCGTCGCATTCGAGGACAGCGATTTCGGCGCGCTCGCCGCGACCCGCGCGGGCGCGTCCGTCGTCACCGTGCCCGATCTGAAGGCGCCGACGCCCGAGATCGTCGCGCTGAGCCTGCGCGTGCTCGATTCGCTCGACGAGGCGATCGCGCTCGTGCCGGCATGGTTCGGCCCGCGCGCCGCGCCGCTCGCGTAA